The following are from one region of the Actinopolyspora halophila DSM 43834 genome:
- a CDS encoding DUF305 domain-containing protein, translating into MALMAAALLGATGGLFLAGPFGERSQEPGPVEVGFAQDMAAHHRQGVEMANVALQRTTNPEIRQIAFDITSTQTEQMGRMRGWLALWSKPMRPTGDRMSWMSDSKSPSNEDVTSNAASMPGMASGAELDRLRSLSGAQMETYFLRLMIRHHQGGAPMMRTVIERAEFGAVRNLAQQMLIAQTTEVESMKQMLAERDAAPLPGPIPE; encoded by the coding sequence ATGGCTTTGATGGCGGCGGCCTTGCTGGGTGCGACGGGTGGACTGTTCCTGGCCGGTCCCTTCGGTGAGCGCAGTCAGGAACCTGGTCCAGTGGAGGTGGGTTTCGCCCAGGACATGGCCGCTCACCACCGGCAGGGGGTCGAGATGGCCAACGTAGCGCTCCAGCGCACCACCAACCCCGAGATCCGCCAGATCGCCTTCGACATCACCTCTACACAGACCGAACAGATGGGGCGTATGCGCGGATGGTTGGCTCTGTGGTCGAAACCCATGCGGCCCACCGGCGATCGCATGTCCTGGATGAGTGACTCCAAGAGCCCCTCGAACGAGGACGTGACCTCGAATGCCGCTTCGATGCCGGGCATGGCGAGCGGGGCCGAGCTCGATCGCTTGCGTTCGCTATCGGGGGCGCAGATGGAGACCTACTTCCTGCGGCTGATGATTCGTCACCACCAGGGTGGAGCGCCGATGATGCGTACGGTGATCGAACGAGCCGAGTTCGGGGCCGTGCGTAACCTTGCCCAGCAGATGCTGATCGCCCAAACCACCGAAGTGGAGTCGATGAAGCAAATGCTCGCCGAACGCGATGCCGCTCCGCTTCCCGGACCGATCCCGGAGTGA
- a CDS encoding DUF3105 domain-containing protein, producing the protein MGKDTKSRSAKTPASVAGPSIPWGLVAGVLVVLVFAGGVFGYVYMRYADTREQRAAMSPFVPAQDNQDPSKAISGVVIKQYEGGRHVREPRQVAYDQSPPFGGPHDQYWATCTGTVYEQPIRTENIVHSLEHGAVWVAYQPDELSKPAVDELRQRVEGEQYMLMSPVPTLDRPISLQSWGHQLKLERVDDPRIDQFITALRTNRFTYPEVGASCQSIPGGFDAQNPPPFRSETGPDAVPMNSGGGR; encoded by the coding sequence GTGGGAAAGGACACCAAAAGCCGCTCGGCCAAGACACCGGCCTCGGTGGCAGGGCCATCGATCCCGTGGGGCCTCGTCGCGGGCGTGCTGGTGGTCCTGGTTTTCGCAGGTGGTGTGTTCGGCTACGTGTACATGCGGTATGCCGACACCCGGGAGCAGCGTGCGGCGATGTCCCCGTTCGTTCCCGCACAGGACAACCAGGACCCTTCGAAGGCGATCTCCGGAGTGGTGATCAAGCAGTACGAGGGCGGCAGGCATGTGCGGGAACCTCGTCAGGTCGCCTACGACCAGAGCCCCCCGTTCGGGGGGCCACACGACCAGTACTGGGCAACCTGCACGGGCACCGTCTATGAACAGCCGATTCGTACGGAGAACATCGTGCACTCGCTGGAGCACGGTGCGGTGTGGGTCGCCTACCAGCCTGACGAGCTCTCGAAACCCGCTGTGGACGAGCTGCGCCAGCGGGTCGAGGGGGAGCAGTACATGCTGATGTCGCCGGTTCCCACACTGGATAGGCCGATCTCGCTGCAGTCCTGGGGGCATCAGCTCAAGCTCGAGCGTGTCGATGACCCGCGGATCGACCAGTTCATCACGGCGTTGCGTACGAATCGGTTCACCTACCCCGAGGTGGGGGCGTCGTGTCAGAGCATCCCTGGCGGTTTCGACGCGCAGAATCCGCCGCCCTTCCGGTCGGAGACCGGGCCGGACGCGGTGCCGATGAACAGTGGAGGTGGCCGGTGA
- a CDS encoding DUF1707 SHOCT-like domain-containing protein yields the protein MTTEFRASDADRDRVADELRHHTGAGRLTPEESGERIALAYQARTLTELAGLTEDLPRHPPETSVVRTRAAPPFAGMVVFGALATVIVLLGAGLAPMCG from the coding sequence ATGACCACTGAATTTCGAGCCTCCGACGCGGATCGGGACCGTGTGGCCGACGAACTCCGGCACCACACGGGAGCCGGACGGCTTACCCCCGAGGAGTCCGGCGAGCGGATCGCACTGGCCTACCAAGCCCGAACGCTGACCGAGCTTGCCGGACTCACCGAGGATCTGCCTCGCCACCCACCGGAAACATCGGTGGTCCGCACCCGTGCTGCTCCACCCTTCGCCGGCATGGTCGTGTTCGGCGCGCTGGCCACGGTCATCGTTCTTCTCGGTGCCGGCCTGGCACCGATGTGTGGATGA
- a CDS encoding glutaredoxin family protein, whose translation MSTEITLLTQADCHLCEHAEAVLARVGDDYPLQVTEIDLRSAEGKRLTTETDVLFTPRCPARRAPLHLRPAVRKKASRDPESADSGSTLTGGLPMDMLYLLALLACPLGMGLMMWFMMRGQHGGNSTSSTGNEQQQEVARLRTEVENLRKQQDPSSTRSS comes from the coding sequence ATGAGTACCGAGATCACGCTGCTGACCCAGGCGGACTGCCACCTGTGCGAGCACGCCGAGGCAGTTCTCGCACGCGTGGGTGACGACTATCCGTTGCAGGTCACCGAAATCGATCTGCGCAGCGCCGAAGGCAAACGGCTGACCACCGAGACCGATGTGCTGTTCACCCCCCGGTGTCCCGCTCGACGGGCACCCCTTCACCTACGGCCGGCTGTCCGAAAAAAAGCTTCGCGAGACCCTGAGTCGGCTGATTCAGGGAGCACACTGACAGGAGGACTCCCCATGGACATGCTCTACCTGCTCGCCCTGTTGGCCTGCCCGCTCGGCATGGGGCTGATGATGTGGTTCATGATGCGCGGTCAGCACGGCGGCAACAGCACTTCGTCGACCGGCAACGAGCAGCAACAGGAAGTCGCTCGGCTCCGCACCGAAGTGGAGAACCTCCGCAAGCAGCAGGACCCCAGCAGTACCCGCTCGAGCTAA